In the Glycine max cultivar Williams 82 chromosome 6, Glycine_max_v4.0, whole genome shotgun sequence genome, ctatttatttatttattattttataaaaataaactttattttattctctatcaaacagataaataaaataccctttttattttctctcaaatcattattttaattaataattatatctccttatttatttatttataaaatctcatcatttattttaaactcaatttatttataaataacaatcctttttaatctagtttacgaaaattgggatgttacaaagtCAGCTTTAATGCACTAGCATAGTCAATATATAAGTGGTTCctatctttaaggagcaagtgagttttaatattctattttgctaatatcttgttatctaattagtttatcttttgctatttattgtatcgctgctgagaacaatttgaattagaatagaataattctatttcctcCGCATACGTATTGTCTTTCTTCTCTcctctgttttttataatttcctccacaaaaccaacaaaaattataattcactaTTTTAATAGAAATGTAGTATCTTTCAGTTTTCATTCCCTTTCCTTGAAATTTCTATTCTAACACCCTCCGGACCCACACAAATTTTAATAGAAGTGAAGCTCTCCCTTCCCACTCCCTTTCCTTGAAATTTCTATGAAAAGATGAAGGGTTTATCTTATCCCAAGTCAAAACTGGTGGTGGCTATCAGCTTCTATTTTCCAGAATACAAACTTTGCTAGCTTGAGAAAGAGCATGGTCTTCATGTTGATCATGATCAATATTCAGAGTTGGCTGCAGAAGCCAAAGGTATGGAGATttgtgtgtttcttttcatcTGTTGTTGGACTGCTCTGTTACGCTTTCAGCTCTTCTTTCAATAATCTATTTGGAAAGTGGACATGGTGGAAGATATTACTTTACATTggttttagtttcattatctgcCTTACTGTCTTGTTTGCAAAGGTTTGGGAGTGCTCCACCTCTCCTCGGGTGGAAGCTCACATggccttttttattttgatgatcaCTTCTGTGTATGCTTTTTTCTTCGATAAAGAAGTGAAAGGGAAACCAGACGCATATAGCCTTGTTTCATGTGCTGCATTTGCTATCATGTCTTTGGCTTTAACAAGATTGAGTCATTTTGGTTTTGAGGTTGATCTCTTACACTTTTTCAGTGGAGTCCTAACAATACAACTCATGAAAATAAAGTTATGGTTAGTCATTGTTGGAGGGAGTTTCAGTTATTCCCTCATCATTCTTCGTTCCTCTTTGGTTGCTCCAAGAAGTGGGTATCATGGACTCCAAGACCGAGATCACGATCATGTAGTCATTGAATTTGGTTCACATTCACAATCGCAAAGAAACAGAACCAGTCCTAGTGTTACTCAAGTGGATTCGCCCCAGGCTATTGTATCTGTGGCACAAGAGGCTGATTCCCCTCCAGAAAATGAGGATCAAGGATTGTTAGTCACTCAATCACAAGGCAACAGTGACAGTGAAGATAATAGTAATATAGTGGCGCAGTTCATGAGTTGTATAGGCACGCTTAAGAAGGAGAATCAGAACCTTATCCTCACGATATTCAAGCATGTAGATGAATACCTTAAAGCTGATTATGTCATTAAGGACCATAATATTCAATTGCTCAAGTTGCATAAGGACGACAACTTGGTGGCGGATTCCTTGCCATCTGAAATTATTAAGGACCTTCGTGAAAGCACAAGGCTGATGGTGACAACAGGGTTAAAGGAGGAATGTTTACATGTGTACAGTACATGCCGGAGGGAGTTTCTGAGTGAGATTCTATCCGCATTGGAAGAGCTCAACATGAAGGACATTGACGAGGTGGCGAAGATGCGGCATGCCATAAAAGTTATGTGTGTAGCTAATAGGATTGTACTACCCAATGAAAGGAGACTCTGTGAAAAGGTCTTTGAAGGGTTCATTCACTGTGAGGATTTGTACCCTGCATTACGAAGAATAGATGTGTTTCAGTTCTGGAAGAACCCTGTATTACCCGTAATAGATGCAGTCAGGTTGTGGGAGAGTATAGGCATTCAGCCTCCAATATACAGAATAAATGAGTCCAGGTTTGACGACTTGTTATATCTTACTTATAGTGTTAAGGAGCAGGCCAGTGTTCCCAGCGGCAGGAATTATCGGATTAGCATTGATGTGTTGGACTACATTGAGATTTTATATCAGAATTGGAGAGGTTTATTCAAAACCATGCTTGATAAAGAGGGAAAGTTACTGTATGGACACATAGCCATGATTACAGACCTATTAGACAGCAGTTTGGAAGCCATCTCCAAAAATTACAATGACCCTAGTTTGGGTTACCTTTTCATCATCAACAATAGGAGGTTCATAGAGATAAGTGCAAAACGGCGAGGATTGAGTCCTATTTTTGGCGATGATTGGCTTCGAAAAAACACAGCAAAATTCCAACAAAACCTTGAACTCTATCAAAGAAGCTCGTGGAGTAAGAttctgaacattttgaaactgGACATCAATGAGTCAGAGCCTAATGTTGCAGCTAAGTTAATGAAAAACAAGCTTTGTTCCTTCAATGAACACCTGGATGATATATGCAACACTCAGGCTACCTGGTCTGTTTTAAATGAGGAGTTAAgggaacaaataataaaatccaTAGAAAACATCTTGTTGCCTGCATATGGAAACTTCATTGCGAGATTGCAGGATTTTCTTGGTAATCATGCTTTTGAGTACATTGAGTATGGAATGTTTGACATTCAAGATCGACTCAATAATTTGTTTCTTGTAAGAATGTAGATGAATGAATCTGATGCTGAAAGAGAAACGTGCCCTTGTGCTTATACCATTGTACGTCTCTACACAAAATCACAAATGAATGTGTTAAGTTTATTGGTATATTTATCTCTCTTTCCTTTGGCTTTTCAAGTGGAATTCAAAGTCTAGACTTGTCATTGTTGTCAAGCAATAACTGACTTGAAGTGACATCATGTTTAACTTTGGCAACGACAAATCCAAAATGTTCTAGTTAGAGGAgccaaaagaaataatataatcaGTCAATAAGGATGCCATAAATGTTGGAATTATAGAAGACAAGTTGATAAAGGAATGGTTTTCTGCTTGAATGTATTGGAATTTTGTTGGCTTCATAAGTTATATAGGTTTTCTTGTATTAGCTTTGatgcatataaatattttgGTATTGAATATGGTATCAATAATCATTGCTCAGTTTTGAATAACTCCAGTGCCAAAATGATTCCCTGGAGTGCAGTAAGTTTATATTTGTTTCGGCagagtttaaaatttaaagtttgatCTGCATAGTGTGCAAATACCCCAGGGAGGCCCTTCCTATGAACAGGGAACTCGCAAGAACAAGAGAACCCATAGAGAAAgagagtaaaaagcaaaaatgtttttgtttttggtgcGTGAAATTGAAGGTAGAGGGTAGTATTTATAGGATAAGGAAACCATAAAAACCGTAACAAAATAATTGAGGTAATTAGAATAAAACGGAAAGAAACTAATTGAGGTAATTAAAGTAACTTTAGTGGTAGATTTCAAATTAGGATGTGAGATCACTTTTTGTTCCATGGTGCCATGATTTCAAATAGTAGATCTTATTTTAAGATCTTAGATAACTTTTAGTAGGTCTCACATAGACTccatttttaaacattttatttaaattattaaattaaatataattaattaagcaattaaatttaattaataaaacatgtaagaaaaaaattataaatattaaaaaataggaaaatgagtataaatttaatttttatttatgactaaatgttaaacaaatgaaaaatacataaatttaataataataaaaaatgcaacacaTTAATgccaaaataaatttcattattgttgtGAGTGTAATGTTCTAATATGTTCCACCAAGTCTTCTGGCATAACACGTCTTGTTTGCAAGTATGTAGCAAAGTCACAAGATATTTTAACATTTGAAATATTACTGTCCACATAATCATAATCAACATTGATATTACCACTGAATATATCTCGTTCGTCTTCGACAATCATGTTATGCAATATAATGCATGCCAACATTATATCATTCTTTGTATCCATGCTCCAGGCACGCGATGGACCACATATAATTGCGAATCGAGATTTGAGCACACCAAATGCTTGTTCCACATCCTTTCTCATTGCTTCTTGACATTttgcaaataattttcttttgggaCCTTGTGGCATTGGAATGGTCTTCACAAATGTGACCCAATCAGGATAAATACCATATGCAAGATAGTGCCCCATATTATATGGAGTTCCATTAATTGTAAATTGTGCTGGAGGAGCTCGACCTTGCAAAACATAATTAAACATATGCAATTGGTTTAACACATTGATGTCATTGTTTGAACCCGCAACACCAAAATATGCATGTCAATTGCACAAGTCTTGTGAAGCAAAGACTTCAAGTATTATTGTGGGTTTGCGATGATCACCTCTACGATATTGGCCCTATCATGCAACTGGACAATTTTTTCATTCCCAATGTATGCAATCAATATAACCTAACATACCTAGAAACCATCATGCATCTCCAATTTGTAGTAGGTGATTGATGTCATTGTTGTTCGGCCTTTTCAAGTAGTCTTTTTCAAATATCTCATTGACACCCCTTA is a window encoding:
- the LOC100795016 gene encoding exocyst complex component EXO70B1 isoform X1, whose translation is MVFMLIMINIQSWLQKPKVWRFVCFFSSVVGLLCYAFSSSFNNLFGKWTWWKILLYIGFSFIICLTVLFAKVWECSTSPRVEAHMAFFILMITSVYAFFFDKEVKGKPDAYSLVSCAAFAIMSLALTRLSHFGFEVDLLHFFSGVLTIQLMKIKLWLVIVGGSFSYSLIILRSSLVAPRSGYHGLQDRDHDHVVIEFGSHSQSQRNRTSPSVTQVDSPQAIVSVAQEADSPPENEDQGLLVTQSQGNSDSEDNSNIVAQFMSCIGTLKKENQNLILTIFKHVDEYLKADYVIKDHNIQLLKLHKDDNLVADSLPSEIIKDLRESTRLMVTTGLKEECLHVYSTCRREFLSEILSALEELNMKDIDEVAKMRHAIKVMCVANRIVLPNERRLCEKVFEGFIHCEDLYPALRRIDVFQFWKNPVLPVIDAVRLWESIGIQPPIYRINESRFDDLLYLTYSVKEQASVPSGRNYRISIDVLDYIEILYQNWRGLFKTMLDKEGKLLYGHIAMITDLLDSSLEAISKNYNDPSLGYLFIINNRRFIEISAKRRGLSPIFGDDWLRKNTAKFQQNLELYQRSSWSKILNILKLDINESEPNVAAKLMKNKLCSFNEHLDDICNTQATWSVLNEELREQIIKSIENILLPAYGNFIARLQDFLGNHAFEYIEYGMFDIQDRLNNLFLVRM
- the LOC100795016 gene encoding exocyst complex component EXO70B1 isoform X2 → MKIKLWLVIVGGSFSYSLIILRSSLVAPRSGYHGLQDRDHDHVVIEFGSHSQSQRNRTSPSVTQVDSPQAIVSVAQEADSPPENEDQGLLVTQSQGNSDSEDNSNIVAQFMSCIGTLKKENQNLILTIFKHVDEYLKADYVIKDHNIQLLKLHKDDNLVADSLPSEIIKDLRESTRLMVTTGLKEECLHVYSTCRREFLSEILSALEELNMKDIDEVAKMRHAIKVMCVANRIVLPNERRLCEKVFEGFIHCEDLYPALRRIDVFQFWKNPVLPVIDAVRLWESIGIQPPIYRINESRFDDLLYLTYSVKEQASVPSGRNYRISIDVLDYIEILYQNWRGLFKTMLDKEGKLLYGHIAMITDLLDSSLEAISKNYNDPSLGYLFIINNRRFIEISAKRRGLSPIFGDDWLRKNTAKFQQNLELYQRSSWSKILNILKLDINESEPNVAAKLMKNKLCSFNEHLDDICNTQATWSVLNEELREQIIKSIENILLPAYGNFIARLQDFLGNHAFEYIEYGMFDIQDRLNNLFLVRM